A single Choristoneura fumiferana chromosome 9, NRCan_CFum_1, whole genome shotgun sequence DNA region contains:
- the Snr1 gene encoding SWI/SNF related, matrix associated, actin dependent regulator of chromatin, subfamily b, member 1, producing the protein MAIRTYGDKPISFQIEEGGEFYCVGSEVGNYLRLFRGSLYKKYPGMVRRTLTNEERKRLVDNGLGQHVLSSSVSLLKASEVEDIIEGNDDKYKAVSVSQELATPRESKSKKPHNPAWLPVMPNSSHLDAVPQATQISRTRVHNKKVRTFPLCFDDTDMTAMLENASQKQILVPIRLDMEIEGQKLRDTFTWNKNESIITPEQFAEVLCDDLELNPSTFIPAIASSIKQQVEAFPSEPPAILEEQTDQRVVIKLNIHVGNTSLVDQVEWDMSEKENNPEAFAMKLCAELGLGGEFVTGIAYSVRGQLGWHQRTYAFSEAPLPVVETPYRQPSEAEQWAPYLETLTDAEMEKKIRDQDRNTRRMRRLANTTPGW; encoded by the exons ATGGCTATACGAACGTACGGCGATAAGCCGATAAGTTTTCAAATAGAGGAAGGCGGAGAATTTTACTGTGTTGGCTCAGAG gTCGGAAATTACCTTCGGTTGTTCCGGGGGTCTCTCTACAAGAAGTACCCTGGCATGGTCAGAAGAACCCTCACAAATGAAGAAAGAAAGCGTCTCGTAGATAACGGTCTTGGACAGCATGTCTTGTCGAGCTCTGTATCCTTATTAAAAGCATCGGAAGTTGAAGATATTATAGAGGGAAACGATGACAA ATACAAGGCAGTTTCCGTGAGTCAAGAGTTGGCTACCCCTCGGGAGAGTAAAAGTAAAAAGCCTCACAATCCAGCATGGCTGCCCGTGATGCCCAACTCCTCACACTTGGATGCAGTGCCCCAAGCCACCCAGATTAGCAGGACAAGGGTCCACAATAAAAAG GTGCGCACATTCCCTCTGTGCTTCGACGACACAGACATGACCGCTATGCTGGAGAATGCGTCTCAGAAGCAGATCCTCGTGCCGATCAGATTGGACATGGAAATTGAGGGGCAGAAGCTCAGGGACACATTCACTTGGAATAAAAATG AATCAATAATAACTCCAGAGCAGTTTGCCGAAGTGCTCTGTGATGACTTGGAGCTCAACCCAAGTACCTTCATCCCGGCGATCGCTTCCTCCATCAAGCAGCAAGTGGAGGCATTCCCGAGCGAGCCGCCTGCTATACTAGAGGAACAGACTGACCAGAGGGTTGTTATAAAACTGAACATACACGTGGGGAACACTTCACTTGTTGATCAG GTGGAATGGGACATGTCAGAGAAGGAGAACAACCCGGAGGCGTTCGCGATGAAGCTGTGCGCGGAGCTCGGGCTCGGCGGGGAGTTCGTGACAGGCATCGCGTACTCCGTGCGCGGGCAACTGGGCTGGCACCAGCGCACCTACGCCTTCAGCGAGGCGCCGCTGCCCGTCGTCGAG ACTCCATACCGGCAGCCGTCAGAAGCCGAGCAATGGGCGCCGTACCTCGAAACCCTCACCGACGCGGAAATGGAGAAGAAGATCCGCGACCAGGACCGCAACACGCGCCGCATGCGCCGCCTCGCCAACACCACGCCGGGTTGGTAA